In Abditibacteriaceae bacterium, one genomic interval encodes:
- a CDS encoding DUF1559 domain-containing protein — translation MKRRGFTLIELLVVIAIIAILASILFPVFARARENARRSSCQSNLKQLGLGFMQYTQDYDERLPLSSHSATANNAVGGWIVRTAGSANTVAGGYRPELGSIYPYTKSVQIYVCPSDTQGKNSGNSYSSNECLYSGVSSDQFYLGKSLAAINQPSSMMLLSEEASGPTAADPYPATTSTDDGFFTIGNPISSRHLSGLNLAYVDGHVKWSRPEKVSPSAFTGDATLTGCP, via the coding sequence ATGAAACGCCGTGGTTTTACACTTATCGAACTTCTCGTTGTAATCGCTATCATTGCAATCCTTGCTTCAATTCTCTTCCCTGTTTTCGCACGCGCACGCGAAAACGCGCGGCGTTCAAGTTGCCAGAGCAACCTCAAACAGCTTGGTCTCGGATTTATGCAATATACGCAGGATTACGACGAGCGCTTGCCGCTATCATCGCATTCGGCAACTGCAAATAATGCCGTCGGTGGGTGGATAGTCCGGACAGCGGGTTCGGCCAACACGGTAGCGGGCGGTTACAGACCGGAATTGGGTTCTATTTACCCTTATACGAAAAGTGTGCAAATTTACGTCTGCCCGAGTGATACGCAAGGCAAAAATAGCGGCAATTCTTATTCGTCTAATGAGTGTCTTTATTCGGGCGTCAGTTCCGACCAATTCTACCTGGGCAAATCGCTGGCAGCCATTAACCAACCTTCGTCGATGATGCTCTTGAGCGAAGAAGCTTCCGGACCGACCGCTGCCGATCCGTATCCAGCAACAACATCGACCGACGATGGCTTCTTTACCATTGGCAACCCGATTTCTTCGCGCCATTTGAGTGGATTGAACCTTGCGTATGTCGATGGCCACGTAAAATGGAGCCGTCCAGAGAAAGTCTCTCCCAGCGCATTTACAGGTGATGCCACACTTACAGGCTGCCCTTAA